Genomic DNA from Peptococcus niger:
TCCAGCGCCCGGCCGCCACCAACGCCAAAAACCATATCGGCAGCCTGTACCGTCGGGTCAGCCATGAGCTTGTCAACATTGGCTTCAGTCGCTTCACCGCCGTACCAAACCGAACCAATGATGTCGATGGCACTGCCCTGCAAAGCGCTGCGAATGGCCTCTTCCGCCTTAGCAAGGGCTGTTTTCCCGCCGATGAGCACGGCAGACTTGCCGTAGTCTCCGGCGATTTCCGGAACTTTCTTGTAAACATCGGCGGCACCGATGGTAAAATTTGGTAAAAAGACACTTCTGATGTCCATATACACTCCCCCTGTTTGATATTTATTCTCTAACCTGCACCTCTACTATACAACAGGCTGTTTTTTTTGACAAGAGGTCTTTTTAATAAATACATATAGGCTACTACTCCGTAATCCTGTATAATGGAGGAGATAAAAGAGAGGAGTACCCATTCATGTCAACAGCTCGTAATTCACTGAAATCATTCCTTCATAAATATCGAACACCCTTGCAAATGACTTTGGCGCTTGTGTTCATTGTTGTTATTTTTTTTGCCTTAAAAGATGAACTGCGCCAGGTGGACATGCAAGACTTGCATCGCATGGTCAACCGCCTTGATCTCATCGACTGGATTATCCTAGTCGGCGGAGGCTTGTTGGCTTTTTCTTCTTGCGCCTTGTATGATTTGCTTTTTGCGCATTACCTTGGCCTGCCGTTGTCAAAAAAACGGCTCTTCACCATTGGTTGGATCGCTCAAAGCTTTAACAACTTTGTGGGCTTTGCCGGGCTAACCGGTGGTGCCTTGCGCTTGAAGCTTTACACAGCAGCCGGGGCTGACGAACAGCAATCCTACCAAATGTCAACGGGTATTCTTGCGTCAACCTTGCTCGGACTCTTTATGATGGCCTTACCGGCGTCTTTTTCCTTAATTTTACTGCATAAAACGGCCTATCTGCCGCTTTGCCTCCTCCTGTTCGCCTGCTGCCCCCTGTACTTATTTGGCGACCGGCTGCCGGTCTTGCGGCACAAAAATTCACCCCTGTCTTTTTTATCCCGCGCCATGCGGATTAAAACCTTGCTCCTGTCCGGAGCCGAATGGCTGGTGGCGGCCCTCTACTTTTCTTTTGTCCTGCATTACTTTGCACCGAATATTCCTGTCAGCCAGGGTATTTTGGTCTATACTGTTGGCACCATTATTGGGATTTTATCAATGGTTCCCGGTGGCCTCGGCACTTTCGATGCCACCGTTTTAGCCCTCTTTGCCACGCTCGGCCACAGCCCGTCTGAAGTGGTTATGGCCCTCTTAGCGGAACGGTTGATTTACACCCTATTGCCCTGGCTTATCGGCTTGCTGTGTTTGGTCCTCGAGGTTTTTACCAACCGGTTTACGCCTCATTTTCTGCTCCGTCTGAGCGATATGATCCCACGCATGCTGGCCGTGGGGATTGCCTTTTGCGGTGCCCTGCTTTTATTCTCAGCGGCCTTGCCGACGATTTTTTGGCGCATTCATATGCTAGCCCGGCTGATGCCCCTGAGCATCTTGCTCTTTTCACGAGGCGCAACGGTTCTGGTGGGCATTCTCCTGATCATTCTGGCGCGCGGCATAGATTTACGGCTGCGCCATGCCAATACGGTAACCCTCTGGGTCCTGTGCGCCGGCATTGTGACCAGTTTAACCAAGGGGCTGGATTTTGAAGTGGCCCTGATTTTGCTCTTTTTTATGGTGGCCCTCCTGCTCTCCCGCTCCCTCTTTGACCAGCCCTCCCTACCGGTTACAAGAACCCTAATGGTTCAGCTGATTGGGGGCATACTCCTTGTCATCGGCGTTTATGCCGGCATTATTGCCGTTATGCAGTCGGTCCTCCACCGGCCGGTCCACCATCCTTTTCTACCGGAAAGCGCTTTTTGGCCGGGGGTTGCCATGTTGTTCACCCTAGCCCTAATCATCGGCTTGGCCAGCTTGTCCACCCGCCGACGGTATTTAGCCTTCACGCCGCCAAGTAAAGATGACCGGGCCCGCTTTGAAGCCCTTGTGGCCCAATACGGCGCAGGCCCCTTTGGCCACCTTTTCT
This window encodes:
- the mprF gene encoding bifunctional lysylphosphatidylglycerol flippase/synthetase MprF: MSTARNSLKSFLHKYRTPLQMTLALVFIVVIFFALKDELRQVDMQDLHRMVNRLDLIDWIILVGGGLLAFSSCALYDLLFAHYLGLPLSKKRLFTIGWIAQSFNNFVGFAGLTGGALRLKLYTAAGADEQQSYQMSTGILASTLLGLFMMALPASFSLILLHKTAYLPLCLLLFACCPLYLFGDRLPVLRHKNSPLSFLSRAMRIKTLLLSGAEWLVAALYFSFVLHYFAPNIPVSQGILVYTVGTIIGILSMVPGGLGTFDATVLALFATLGHSPSEVVMALLAERLIYTLLPWLIGLLCLVLEVFTNRFTPHFLLRLSDMIPRMLAVGIAFCGALLLFSAALPTIFWRIHMLARLMPLSILLFSRGATVLVGILLIILARGIDLRLRHANTVTLWVLCAGIVTSLTKGLDFEVALILLFFMVALLLSRSLFDQPSLPVTRTLMVQLIGGILLVIGVYAGIIAVMQSVLHRPVHHPFLPESAFWPGVAMLFTLALIIGLASLSTRRRYLAFTPPSKDDRARFEALVAQYGAGPFGHLFYMQDTMVFFAQAGTVCMLYRPYKNHIFVLSDPIGKPDDVGDAISELIVWADDLGMMVSFYNTGARYLTDYINEGFRFLKLGENATIDLTTFSLSGKKNRGLRHTRAVMEKEGYYLRRAEPPHSLEQFAVWQRISDEWLGKRHELRFSIGSFDRDYLQQGAVFELCDSKGRVQAFATEVPDFGNDTLSIDLMRYGSHAADGVMDMLFIALFEWAQEAGYRYFDLGSSPLANVGTGHYSPNRDKLIRTAYQFSSSIYSFSGLHRYKNKFHPNWTPVFLVYPDSSQLANILLSLVLLINYSATDDADSRFHSRALGAAPADPYAE